One Glycine max cultivar Williams 82 chromosome 4, Glycine_max_v4.0, whole genome shotgun sequence DNA segment encodes these proteins:
- the LOC100787932 gene encoding heavy metal-associated isoprenylated plant protein 7, whose protein sequence is MGEEENKPEEPMAKEKNPEEEATQEKKPEQESKEEVAAAAAAPPPPPPPPPPEIVLKVFMHCEGCARKVRRSLKGFPGVDDVVTDCKSHKVVVKGEKADPLKVLERIQRKSHRQVELLSPIPKPQEEKKVQEEEKPKPNPEEKKEEPQIVTVLKVHMHCEACSQEIKRRIQRMKGVESAEPDLKNSQVSVKGVYDPAKLVEYVYKRTGKHAVIVKQEPEKKEKVEEAKEEKKEEEKKSGGEGEENKEKKEEEAKVEEATTPATTEDTNKVVPEVKINEYFYNPPRYGMEVYAYPAHPAYFHSYPPQMFSDENPNACTVM, encoded by the exons ATGGGAGAG gaggaaaACAAACCAGAGGAACCCATGGCAAAGGAGAAAAACCCAGAGGAAGAAGCAACCCAAGAGAAAAAACCGGAGCAAGAGTCCAAAGAGGaagttgctgctgctgctgctgctccGCCACCGCCACCGCCACCGCCACCGCCCGAGATTGTGCTCAAAGTGTTCATGCATTGCGAGGGTTGCGCCCGCAAGGTTCGTCGCTCCCTCAAAGGATTCCCAG GTGTCGACGATGTTGTCACCGATTGCAAATCTCACAAGGTGGTCGTTAAGGGAGAGAAAGCGGATCCGCTCAAGGTTTTGGAGAGAATACAGAGGAAGAGTCACAGACAGGTCGAGCTTCTTTCTCCGATCCCGAAACCTCAAGAGGAGAAGAAGGTCCAAGAGGAAGAGAAGCCCAAGCCCAACCccgaagagaagaaagaagag CCTCAGATTGTGACGGTTCTGAAAGTTCACATGCATTGCGAAGCTTGCTCTCAGGAAATCAAGAGACGCATACAGAGAATGAAGG GAGTGGAATCAGCAGAACCCGATCTGAAGAACTCACAAGTGAGCGTGAAGGGGGTGTACGATCCAGCAAAGTTGGTTGAGTACGTTTACAAGAGAACCGGGAAGCACGCAGTGATAGTGAAGCAAGAgccagaaaagaaagagaaagtggaggaagcaaaagaggagaagaaagaggaagagaagaagagtggtggtgaaggagaagaaaacaaagagaagaaggaagaagaagccaaagTAGAGGAAGCAACAACACCAGCAACTACTGAAGACACCAACAAGGTTGTTCCAGAGGTTAAGATTAATGAATACTTCTATAACCCACCAAGGTATGGCATGGAGGTGTATGCATATCCTGCACACCCTGCGTATTTCCATTCCTACCCTCCCCAGATGTTCAGCGATGAGAACCCAAATGCCTGCACTGTCATGTAG